In one Desertibacillus haloalkaliphilus genomic region, the following are encoded:
- a CDS encoding Mov34/MPN/PAD-1 family protein, protein MNLFEAFNIEEPEVVSPTEKAKKEKKANANKNHSASKNSTPISKVEEINVDHNTLIRYGGDNLPIGIYFTDEEIEEGITVEKDDKVTKRNINSEDIRSRMEHGTIQVDKDELVDQGLAHVGAYPELVSALTVMHVEKEKNMVIPVIQARKKGCGESSTDSSLPKIPFSILIEFCKVARYYATTKKVEVHGDVYWNPVLKNYEIHFPEQRVHKVWAEVKENDPLYVADRRLIMQVHSHHFMAPLPSSTDDRSEVAPNVLYAIVGDMKNERMNQNGVVELGSLFPSLYLRMYHNGQHITLNPWQFIEHPFDMDIDMPQVEVISYE, encoded by the coding sequence ATGAATTTATTTGAAGCGTTTAACATTGAAGAACCAGAGGTTGTGTCACCAACAGAAAAAGCGAAAAAGGAAAAGAAGGCAAATGCTAATAAAAATCATTCTGCATCAAAGAATAGTACACCTATTTCAAAGGTGGAAGAAATCAACGTCGATCACAATACCCTTATTCGCTATGGTGGTGATAACCTCCCAATCGGTATCTACTTCACAGATGAAGAAATTGAGGAAGGAATAACTGTTGAAAAGGATGATAAAGTGACAAAACGAAACATTAATAGTGAGGATATTCGTTCTCGTATGGAGCATGGTACCATTCAAGTCGATAAAGATGAATTGGTTGATCAAGGTTTAGCTCATGTAGGTGCTTATCCTGAGCTTGTTTCGGCTTTAACTGTTATGCACGTTGAAAAGGAAAAGAATATGGTTATTCCAGTGATACAGGCACGTAAAAAAGGTTGTGGGGAATCTTCAACAGATTCCTCTCTTCCTAAAATACCTTTTTCAATTCTTATAGAATTTTGTAAGGTTGCTAGGTATTACGCGACAACCAAAAAGGTTGAAGTACATGGTGATGTATATTGGAATCCTGTATTAAAAAACTACGAAATCCATTTTCCTGAGCAGCGCGTTCATAAAGTATGGGCGGAAGTAAAGGAGAATGACCCTTTATATGTTGCAGATCGTAGATTGATTATGCAGGTCCATTCTCATCACTTTATGGCACCTCTACCTTCATCCACTGATGATAGAAGTGAAGTGGCACCAAATGTCCTTTATGCAATCGTTGGCGACATGAAGAATGAACGCATGAATCAAAATGGAGTCGTAGAATTAGGCTCACTCTTCCCTTCTCTATATTTACGGATGTATCATAATGGACAGCATATCACGCTTAACCCTTGGCAATTTATCGAACATCCTTTTGATATGGATATTGATATGCCACAAGTTGAGGTGATTTCATATGAATAA
- a CDS encoding prokaryotic E2 ligase family D protein — protein MNEFVVRIKDNLQQSNQYVEIEEQNQHGVSFDRYKMTLSDFVRAIQGSIEVIEEEKGDTIPTPILPKNCIKHIWTNYNYDTQSGVQDVFIEIPKKRWDISCFDTRMMDVGFPKMVFRYRVDETMTVRFLWVVAVKDTTLTPQTEVFHFPFSNVGSAGKVCMGGNIFPPIQDIQQLQTLHNYFFQVPFSSDHYSAARNLSGIQDIREMFKSVQDKDFPDTWLQPSGSTLQRWMNG, from the coding sequence ATGAATGAATTTGTCGTAAGAATAAAAGATAATCTTCAGCAGTCTAATCAATATGTAGAAATTGAAGAACAAAATCAACATGGCGTGTCTTTTGATCGTTACAAAATGACGCTTTCTGATTTTGTCAGAGCCATTCAAGGGTCGATTGAAGTCATTGAAGAGGAAAAAGGAGACACGATTCCAACACCTATCCTACCTAAAAACTGTATTAAGCATATTTGGACGAACTATAATTACGACACACAGAGTGGCGTTCAAGATGTGTTTATTGAAATTCCTAAGAAGCGTTGGGATATTTCATGTTTTGATACAAGGATGATGGATGTTGGGTTTCCTAAAATGGTGTTTCGTTATCGTGTAGACGAAACGATGACTGTTAGGTTCTTATGGGTAGTTGCTGTAAAAGATACCACCCTAACACCGCAAACCGAAGTTTTCCATTTTCCATTTTCGAATGTTGGTTCAGCGGGCAAGGTGTGTATGGGCGGAAATATCTTTCCTCCCATTCAAGATATACAGCAACTACAAACGTTGCACAATTATTTCTTTCAAGTGCCATTTTCTTCTGACCATTATTCAGCAGCACGCAATTTATCAGGAATTCAAGATATACGAGAGATGTTTAAATCTGTTCAAGATAAAGACTTTCCAGACACGTGGTTACAGCCATCAGGGAGCACTTTACAACGTTGGATGAATGGATAG
- the dnaN gene encoding DNA polymerase III subunit beta, which translates to MKFSIDQKVMKAALKKAFEIVNNKSDKVILKGVQVIATEDEIVLTGSDAKNSIKVIIPSEYIVSIEDTGSTVFPDRAKEIIDKLSGDLSIETDGNNQTTIQTKKSSFEVNCWDASEFIKLPEIKSDPIVKLSSETFNNLVQKTAFSASTSETRPILQAVKVDISKDGLSMIATDSHRLANVIQPLEFDKEELSFPVEALSLESMTKVFGSHDVEIYLEGETQFIVKAGNTIFYSQLMNGNYPKLPPMNLSNFPSVVTLNRDEAIDCFEQIKIITKKKNNSGHTTFDFSGETVSLKGIQADAGKGTIDLDCIEHEGDPLRINMNIEHVLQALKNIDSDNVRFSLLGELKPYYITPTKSAFAQVNMLSPIR; encoded by the coding sequence ATGAAATTTTCAATTGATCAAAAAGTGATGAAGGCAGCATTAAAAAAGGCGTTTGAGATAGTTAATAATAAATCGGATAAAGTCATTTTGAAAGGTGTACAAGTAATCGCGACTGAAGACGAGATTGTCTTAACAGGTAGCGACGCTAAGAATTCGATAAAGGTTATTATTCCATCTGAATACATCGTGTCCATTGAAGATACTGGAAGTACCGTGTTTCCTGACCGCGCGAAAGAGATTATCGACAAGTTATCTGGCGATCTAAGTATCGAAACAGATGGTAATAACCAAACGACGATACAAACAAAGAAATCATCGTTTGAGGTTAATTGTTGGGATGCTAGTGAATTTATCAAACTTCCAGAAATTAAGTCTGATCCTATCGTAAAGCTTAGTAGTGAAACATTTAATAACCTTGTACAGAAAACAGCATTTAGTGCATCGACAAGTGAAACAAGACCTATCTTACAGGCTGTGAAGGTGGATATTAGTAAAGATGGTTTATCCATGATTGCTACTGATTCCCACCGATTAGCAAACGTCATTCAACCGTTAGAATTTGACAAAGAGGAACTTTCTTTTCCAGTCGAAGCATTGTCACTTGAATCCATGACAAAGGTATTCGGATCACATGACGTAGAGATCTATCTAGAAGGTGAAACACAGTTTATCGTTAAAGCTGGCAACACGATCTTTTATAGTCAGCTGATGAACGGGAACTATCCGAAACTACCGCCCATGAATTTAAGTAACTTCCCTTCAGTTGTCACTCTTAACCGTGATGAAGCGATTGATTGTTTTGAACAAATCAAGATCATTACAAAAAAGAAAAACAACAGCGGTCATACAACCTTTGATTTTAGTGGAGAGACCGTTTCGTTAAAAGGGATTCAAGCTGATGCTGGTAAGGGAACAATAGACTTAGATTGTATTGAACATGAGGGTGATCCATTAAGGATTAACATGAATATCGAGCATGTGTTACAGGCTCTAAAAAATATTGATAGTGACAACGTACGGTTTAGTTTGCTCGGTGAATTAAAGCCTTATTACATTACACCAACGAAGTCTGCGTTTGCACAAGTCAACATGTTAAGTCCAATTCGATGA
- a CDS encoding Rad52/Rad22 family DNA repair protein translates to MMTNEEREIMQRLQEPFPAEDVEWRVQRTVKTKHGYKAIVCAYLTNRAIQNRLDEVVGPFNWKNEYREWREKGVLCGISINVGDEWITKWDGSDETSIESTKGGLSNSMKRAAVQFSIGRYLYQLDEQWVPIKDKGDHYINTKVKVRGQEEWVTGYWDTPQLPGWALPQRDNVDPNHAQSSNSPSEPVHSNRGKDVELPTREMIEYTEELERTLDLNDAERLDIFSRTNQHVNVHSVSQIYQSSKDDLSRYVESIRYAALIKKEVDVAEVPQQVILNWLSENYGTTIESFKNLCTVANKNAFEAVKQRIAKEQEVA, encoded by the coding sequence ATGATGACAAATGAAGAAAGAGAGATTATGCAACGGTTACAAGAACCATTTCCTGCTGAAGATGTGGAGTGGAGAGTCCAACGAACAGTGAAAACAAAACATGGTTATAAAGCGATTGTTTGTGCTTATCTCACGAACCGTGCGATACAAAATCGCTTGGACGAAGTCGTTGGACCGTTTAATTGGAAGAATGAATATCGAGAGTGGAGAGAAAAAGGCGTCTTATGTGGAATTTCCATTAATGTTGGTGACGAATGGATCACAAAGTGGGATGGAAGTGATGAGACTTCGATTGAAAGTACAAAGGGCGGACTTTCAAATTCTATGAAAAGAGCTGCTGTTCAGTTTTCAATCGGAAGGTATCTATATCAATTAGATGAACAATGGGTCCCTATTAAAGATAAAGGAGACCATTACATCAACACGAAAGTAAAGGTTAGAGGACAAGAAGAATGGGTCACTGGTTATTGGGATACTCCTCAATTGCCAGGGTGGGCATTACCTCAAAGGGATAATGTCGATCCAAATCATGCCCAATCCTCTAATTCCCCTTCGGAACCTGTACATTCAAATCGTGGTAAAGACGTAGAACTTCCAACGCGAGAGATGATTGAGTACACTGAAGAACTTGAACGGACATTAGATTTAAATGATGCCGAGCGATTAGATATTTTTTCTCGCACAAATCAACATGTCAACGTTCATTCAGTATCGCAAATTTACCAATCGTCAAAAGATGACCTATCTCGTTATGTTGAATCCATTCGGTACGCAGCTCTTATTAAAAAAGAGGTTGATGTTGCAGAAGTACCACAGCAAGTCATCTTGAATTGGTTGAGTGAGAATTACGGTACAACAATTGAGTCATTTAAAAACTTATGTACTGTTGCAAATAAGAATGCTTTTGAGGCGGTGAAACAACGCATCGCTAAAGAACAAGAGGTTGCTTAA
- a CDS encoding helix-turn-helix domain-containing protein gives MKHINDIQLEDEVERLILIRIRLELNQYEFAAKIGIHKNHLNAVEKRKRPFTKKLKQAVNEYLSDLNMSKQLMGKEDEK, from the coding sequence ATGAAACATATTAATGATATTCAACTAGAAGATGAAGTTGAACGTTTAATTCTGATTCGCATACGCCTGGAATTAAATCAATATGAATTTGCAGCAAAGATTGGGATTCATAAGAATCATTTGAATGCTGTAGAGAAAAGGAAAAGACCATTCACAAAAAAACTTAAACAAGCTGTAAATGAATATTTATCCGATCTCAATATGTCTAAACAGTTGATGGGAAAGGAGGATGAGAAGTGA
- a CDS encoding FtsK/SpoIIIE domain-containing protein: MRSEVGMRKIIVTNTSLFPVIRPIESDFSIIVEKVITSLIKYKEDIFLVLVEDETMIAKILNENPHLQSCIYFTENSNVPNEIKSHQRINVLYKDELAEVNIKKYIDNLTLEIEKQYDTVEDGYDEDDDEDILSSLANQDLTGNNDQEAVDLPIYDETVANRNINKNGLDLKETNNELRKNKEYENDDSAIHGDNTDQQQGSKPEKGEKQKNDPILLKNVLQTDSFQAALEDMEFPFSVGVDEQGEPIIGCLSQINHILVSGSKASGKGIWITQLLSTLMIKQPPQTVRIVLIVSKNDDLARLKSFPHVSDHVTNTEDFKRLLINLLVEMNRRYEQFNKSDHCLNINEYNQNHDEKMDYILLCVHELFDDGVSKDPYIEDLLIKLSHEGKSVGIILLISTREMESVRTFILKADLPSRILFQYNNEQEYQIMFPKTTAPTQELKNEDGLCLMAGRESIERFQGLMISTSVEGTYQVINKLQDDLNEYYQYQPPSLIKGQEDGDLNKTAEQTKATNGDETSKLTSTTSEDKGASVLEANNSVKDTTDIRVDKLRQRVTEIRRASQETLSDTNKTIGLWSPIHQSGQTHFSFVFAMFLARYKVSTAVIEAITSRPFHGIRLNQFTDTPSEWQSYADALFDLTIPPANVEWLYKGVHWYPLNESEAFYDWNEDLYYQYINGVKHHDILLVDLETGEMQEHTLNTLKHLDEVWVFITNQFVEYSSYVDYMERLQEEYQIPFKAVFNYKTEDSKSESIAQKLQLPLIGTLNLLVHEIIRNDYSQIPLIEEKGVLEKWEPSLIELGEYLIGDGRFKEGLTFPLKIKYQLEKVYSHYKPFKKRRL; this comes from the coding sequence ATGAGAAGTGAAGTGGGAATGAGAAAAATCATAGTAACTAATACTAGTTTATTTCCAGTTATACGACCTATTGAAAGTGACTTTTCCATCATTGTTGAAAAAGTAATCACAAGCCTTATTAAATATAAAGAAGATATTTTTTTGGTGTTAGTCGAAGATGAAACAATGATCGCAAAAATATTAAATGAAAACCCACATTTACAATCATGTATATACTTCACCGAAAATTCAAATGTACCAAACGAAATAAAAAGCCATCAACGAATTAATGTTCTATATAAGGATGAACTGGCGGAAGTAAACATAAAAAAATATATCGATAATTTAACATTAGAAATAGAAAAACAATATGACACAGTAGAAGATGGATATGATGAAGATGATGATGAAGATATTCTTTCCAGTTTGGCGAATCAAGATTTAACAGGAAATAATGATCAAGAGGCAGTCGATTTACCTATATATGATGAAACCGTAGCTAATAGAAACATTAATAAAAATGGATTGGATCTAAAAGAAACTAATAACGAGTTAAGAAAAAACAAAGAGTATGAAAATGATGATTCAGCCATACATGGAGATAATACAGATCAACAACAAGGTTCCAAACCAGAAAAAGGCGAAAAGCAAAAGAATGATCCGATTCTTTTAAAAAACGTATTACAGACCGATTCATTTCAAGCTGCATTGGAAGATATGGAGTTTCCCTTTAGTGTGGGTGTAGATGAACAAGGTGAACCTATTATTGGTTGCTTATCACAGATAAATCACATATTAGTTTCAGGAAGCAAAGCTAGTGGTAAAGGTATTTGGATCACTCAATTATTAAGTACCTTAATGATAAAGCAGCCCCCACAAACGGTTCGGATTGTTTTAATTGTCTCTAAAAATGATGACCTCGCACGTTTGAAGTCCTTTCCTCATGTTTCTGACCATGTGACGAACACAGAAGACTTTAAGCGACTATTAATTAATCTATTAGTAGAAATGAATCGTCGTTATGAACAATTTAATAAGAGTGATCATTGCCTAAACATCAATGAATACAACCAGAATCATGACGAAAAAATGGACTATATTTTACTTTGTGTTCATGAATTGTTTGATGATGGGGTGAGCAAAGATCCCTACATTGAGGATTTACTTATAAAGCTCTCTCATGAAGGTAAATCGGTAGGTATTATTTTATTGATTTCAACAAGAGAGATGGAAAGCGTTCGAACGTTTATCTTAAAAGCGGATTTGCCATCTCGTATTCTTTTTCAATACAACAATGAACAAGAATATCAAATAATGTTCCCTAAAACTACCGCACCTACGCAAGAGTTAAAAAACGAAGACGGACTCTGTCTGATGGCAGGAAGAGAAAGTATTGAAAGATTTCAAGGTCTAATGATCAGCACATCAGTAGAAGGAACATATCAAGTCATAAATAAGTTACAAGATGATTTAAACGAATATTATCAATACCAGCCGCCTTCTTTAATAAAAGGTCAAGAAGATGGAGACTTAAATAAAACAGCAGAACAAACAAAGGCTACTAACGGAGATGAAACAAGTAAATTAACCTCGACTACGAGTGAGGATAAAGGTGCAAGTGTACTAGAAGCAAATAATTCAGTGAAAGATACTACGGATATAAGAGTGGACAAATTACGACAAAGGGTAACTGAAATTAGGAGGGCCTCCCAAGAGACACTATCTGATACGAATAAAACCATTGGCTTATGGTCACCGATTCACCAAAGTGGACAAACTCATTTCTCATTTGTTTTTGCCATGTTTTTAGCACGCTATAAGGTATCAACTGCAGTCATTGAAGCGATAACAAGTCGACCATTTCATGGGATAAGGCTAAACCAGTTTACTGATACACCGTCAGAGTGGCAATCATATGCTGACGCATTATTTGATTTGACAATCCCTCCTGCTAATGTTGAATGGCTTTACAAGGGCGTCCATTGGTACCCTTTAAATGAAAGTGAGGCCTTTTACGATTGGAATGAGGATTTGTACTATCAATATATTAATGGAGTAAAACACCATGATATTCTTTTAGTTGATCTGGAAACAGGTGAAATGCAAGAACATACGTTAAATACGTTGAAACACCTTGATGAAGTTTGGGTGTTCATCACAAATCAATTTGTAGAATATTCGTCTTATGTCGATTACATGGAGCGTCTACAAGAAGAGTACCAAATACCATTTAAAGCTGTTTTTAATTACAAAACTGAAGATAGTAAAAGTGAAAGCATAGCACAAAAACTTCAGCTACCACTGATCGGAACGCTTAATCTATTAGTGCATGAAATTATAAGAAATGATTATAGCCAAATCCCTCTGATCGAGGAGAAGGGTGTACTTGAAAAGTGGGAGCCTTCACTTATTGAGCTAGGTGAATACTTAATAGGAGACGGACGTTTCAAGGAAGGTTTGACGTTTCCGTTAAAAATAAAATATCAATTAGAGAAGGTTTATAGCCACTACAAGCCGTTTAAGAAAAGGCGATTATAG